A segment of the Vibrio aquimaris genome:
GGAATATGAACAGAGAGTACGCGATATAGACTCAGATATTCCTTCTCGATTTAATGCAGATTCGAGGCGACTATTTGAGGCCAGTGGCTGCGCAGGCAAATTAGCTGTATTTGCGGTGAGAGTTGATACCAATCCAATACCAGAGAAAGAACAAGTGTTTTATATTGGCTGTAATGATCCCGCGATGTTAAGTAAACTTAGACGCGATATGTTGAGCAAGTTCAAGCATCTTCCAGAAATGGGCGAGTACATGCACCGAGAGATATTTAACCTTGCTGAACATTATGGTAAGGATGTTTTTCTTTCTATTCATCATTTAGGTACTGAGAGACTGCCCAAATTCTTCGCGCTTAAAGCTCAGGTAGAAACCTTACTAAAGCGAATTCCCTTTGTTTCCGACAATCTACCAGACATGTTTATGTATTGGATGAGTAAGCTGTTCCCACAGCACTTGCCACAACGTATGTTAGAGTTTAGAGACAAATATGAGCACCATTTGATTCTTAAGATGAGTGATGGTGGTATCGAAGAAGCGCGAACCTATCTAGAAGAGGAATGGTCAGAGCAACAAGACTGTGACTTTTTCATCTGCAATCAAGACGAAGGTAATAAAGCCCTACTCCATCGTTTTGCTGCCGCAGGGGCAGCAATGCGGTATGAAACCATACATTCGAATGAAGTAGAAGATATATTGGCACTTGATATTGCTCTACGTCGCAATGATGTTGATTGGGTAGAACAACTGCCAAAAGAGATCACAAAAGACCTAGTTGTTGCTCTCTACTATGGTCACTTTATGTGCCATGTATTTCATCAAGATTATATCTTTAAAAAAGGCGCTGACACGAAAAAGATCAAGCAAAAGATGCTCGAGCTCCTGACTCAGAAAGGAGCCAAATACCCTGCGGAG
Coding sequences within it:
- the dld gene encoding D-lactate dehydrogenase is translated as MDKQATIQTFIDIVGEQHVLTGDKKTEYYRCGFRSGKGKALAILFPGSLVEQWRLLQAAVKANCIIIMQAAKTGLTEGSTPSGEDYDREVAVINIMRINNLHVIDDGKQVISLPGVSLHQLEKTLKKVNRAPHSVIGSSSIGATVVGGIANNSGGALVKRGPAYTELALFGQVNKEGELELVNHLGIEGLGETPEDILANIEHGNFTQENIKHTDAMASDKEYEQRVRDIDSDIPSRFNADSRRLFEASGCAGKLAVFAVRVDTNPIPEKEQVFYIGCNDPAMLSKLRRDMLSKFKHLPEMGEYMHREIFNLAEHYGKDVFLSIHHLGTERLPKFFALKAQVETLLKRIPFVSDNLPDMFMYWMSKLFPQHLPQRMLEFRDKYEHHLILKMSDGGIEEARTYLEEEWSEQQDCDFFICNQDEGNKALLHRFAAAGAAMRYETIHSNEVEDILALDIALRRNDVDWVEQLPKEITKDLVVALYYGHFMCHVFHQDYIFKKGADTKKIKQKMLELLTQKGAKYPAEHNVGHLYEAEQQLQAFYHSLDPTNTFNPGIGKMSKYKRNCNCC